The sequence ATTCAAAGTTAACTTATCATATCCTCTTAGTGCTTGAGACTCACACTAAATTCAGCATGTGTATGGGGGGGGTGTGATGTTCCTTACACCTGTGGACATGGTGAGACATACTACTGGAAGTGTCTAGTAGACTAAACAGTAGCTGGTATAAAAATAAAGGTAAGTCAGGTCAACTTAGAGCGTTACAGATTCTCAAACATTGAATTTTAACAAAAACTTTTAATACAACAGCCTCGATGTAACCTTTTTCCAGGTGGAAAATGATGCCAGACTAAAGAATGACATAGCCCCGTTTAATTCTTGTGTGACCCCGACCCAGGGAGCATTAAGTAGATCTAGATCCAATTATAAGAGGCGTGTGTGGGGCTGtcacatttgttgatatttgtaCCAGATCTATGGATCAGATTAAAGTAGAACTATTGAAGTACTATACCATGTGTTGCTCagacatataatatattttttgaaGCCTGGTTACAGAACTCAATATTTACTTTTGCTCAATATTTGTATGACCTAACAGGCGGACAGCAGGCTCTCTGGAAACTAAGTGTACTCCTTATTTTGCAGTGGTAAACTGAGGGCTGGTAACATTGATTATTCTGCATAACACAGTTGAGTGTACATTTCTGCCATGCAAAGCAGCTGGTTGAAAACAGTTTGGGGTGGTGTCATTAGCATTTGAAAAACTATAATATAGCCCAGTCACTGCTGTAATAAGGCAATTGAAGCGCTGCCCATTATCGTTTGGGAGAATACTTTTTTCTGTTGTGATGTAGGTTGAGCTTATCCTTGTTCAGTGAACACAGGAGGAAGTAGTTGCAATGCCCATCCTCCCAATACTATCTGTGACAGTTTGGCAGTTGAGCATTTGAGGCCAGACTGATATATGCTTGTTGAGTAATGTAAAGAATGTGTGACTTGTGCTTGTCTTGTGAAGGGGATTTGCATGGTAAGTGTATGACTGCGAGTATGTAGTTGGGTTAGCAGAGTTAATAATTGTTGGTAGGATGAAAGCCAGTGAATATTATGATGACACAATaagataaataattaaaatacatattgAACATTAATGTTTCTAGACTGGAAATGTCAATTGTTTGTCCATGTCAAATTTATGTAAATGTCAATGTGGTTAAAAAACCTGTTTCCAAACCTCTCAATAATAGCATctgcttgttttgtccacaatcagaagtttttctatttttccctCTACTGAGTagcaaagaaacacatttaatattgacatttaagaagtaGAAAATGATTGACTGGTTAAGAAAAAAAGCAGTcaaatgataattattatatatgGGTATTCATCTGGTTTAAccaaagcggttagatgatgactgactgactgacatggcTTTATTAAAATTACTATGTTCTATGAAATCTCTTATGTTCTACTTACAATGTCAGTTCTAATAGCATAGataaacattttatacaaaaGTCCCATAGCTTGCAGGGACATGTGTTAGTGTAGGAGTGGACACACTGGTGGGGTGGTTTAACTGTCCTAAGCAAAATTGGTTTCTGTGGGCTTTAATGACTTTGAAGATGTTtgataagatattcattatctTGCATACATTTTTTATCTTGACCTAACCAAACAATATGAGTTGGATGTGAACTCCTCGTTTGATAACTTAATTCCCTTTAAGGCTGATTCTCTGACAGAATAATTTGTTCTATACTTGTCTGACCCAAAGTGGTGTGTTTGCAAGGTCAACAACCTCACACATCCCATaaccttgtttgtgtttgttagtttgtttgattgcttgtatttgttaaattTTCTGCAGCTCCCACATTGGGGTTGAGATGGGCATAATGGGAGTCACACCGGTGGACCAGGGCTCTGGTATGGCTGGAAAACGCATCCGAAAACCGTCACTGCTCTACGAGGGCTTTGAGAGTCCTGGAATGCCCcccatcagtcatgtgaccctACTGGGACCCCCACAACCCCCTGTGAAAGACCCCACCCGCCAGGGGAAGATGACCAACCAACTTCAATTTCTGCAGAAAGTCCTGCTTAAGTCTCTGTGGAGGCATCACTTTGCTTGGCCATTCCATGAACCTGTAGATGCATCCAAGCTCAACCTGCCAGTGAGTGTGGATGTTGGGAGCAttagtcaaacaaaacaaaatgccttATTATCAATAATGATTACTGCTGGTTTGAAAAACATTCTCTATAGGTTTAACTCTGTAAATTGCATCATCATTATCGTGGAGATGCATCATGTGTAACCTTCTGTTATATACCCTACTTACTATGTCAAATGAAGTATTGCCATACAAACAAATATGCTGATAATAAGTGTAACAGACACTAGTTAAGCTGCCTCAGGTTAATAGTTTTCATGTTTGTATGATAGAGCCACACAAGATGGTTTATCAACAAGTACATATGAGCTATTATGACATGACTGGCCTTATTTTCTGACctgaaaatatttgttttcctctaGGACTATCACAAGATCATTAAAAACCCCATGGACATGGGTACAATTAAGAAGAGActtgaaaataactactaccgcagtGCCAGTGAGTGTATGCAGGATTTCAACACGATGTTTACCAACTGCTACATTTATAATAaggtaagagtgtgtgtgtattagatCTAAGAGTGTTATGTGCCAGTCGGGCTCGGCAAAGTGAGAAGCATTATCACACAATTTTCTTTCTGAGTGGCCAATTTCTATaatgaaagtaaaagaaaatcaattgtGCCTTAAAGTCTCCTCAACAGTCAACACCATGTTCCTCACTCATGTGAGGGAAAACATGTCTGTGATTCTGGGTATGTCTTAGTTCCTCCAGGAATCAGCAAAAATTAGGATGTGAAGTATCAGAAAGTGCAGCCATAGtttcaaaatgaagaaatggtttgtttgttgttattttagctCGGTTTATAAGTGACCGCTTTTCCGGGAAAATTTGACCTATATGCTCTTGTAACTCCTTTCCCAAAATTCTACTCTGCAGCCGACAGACGACATTGTCCTGATGGCTCAGTCTCTGGAGAAGGCATTCTTGCAGAAAGTGGCCCAGATGCCCCAGGAGGAGTTGGAGCTACCTCCACCGCCTCCACGGAGCAAACCAGCCAAACTTGGCAGAAAAGGCAGAGGTAATGCAGGTTAGCACTGGCTGCAAGCAAAGAACAACCAAAAAACCCCACATGTAGTATAATAACACGTGCATGAATCAATTTTACagagtgtttatttattctgaaTCTGCCCCCTCCCCTTTCTTTCAGTCTCTGGAGGAGTGACGACAGCTCATCAGGTCCCAGCTGTCTCTCAGTCTGCATACTCACCTCCCACTCCAGAAACCCCTGACTCCATCGTCTCTACCCCTCCACAAACACTTGTGAGCAAGAGCTTGCTGCCCATGCTTCCAGCTGAACAAAGCATCCCCACCATCACGAGTTTGCCTCCTACACAGCCCACTGCCAAGGTAaatggtttgtgttttatttttatgagaaAGACATTTATTTCCGAGAACCCCTCTTTGATCTGCCATTTCCTTCTCTGCAATCACAGAAAAAGGGAGTAAAGAGGAAAGCAGACACAACCACTCCCACCACTGTAGCCATGCCGATTATGAGCACAATGGGCGTAAGCGGCATCAGCCTGGGGATGGGCGATGGACACAACTCGCCACTCACCCTGACATCTCTTGGGATGGACCACAACTCTGCCCTTGGGATGAACCAAGGTCTCAGCCTCAGCCATGGGATGGGAATGGGGATGGGGATGGGGATGGGAATGGGAATGGGAATGGGTATGGGCATGGGCATGGGAATGGGCATGGGGCTTGggatggacatggacatggacatgggaATGGGCCATGGTACAGTCATGATGGATgccaaagcagcagcaaacagtaGAAGAGGAGTGAGCGGCCGCCCCATCAAGCCTCCAAAAAAGGATTTGCCAGACTCTATTGTGCCTCCACCAGTGCGCCGCAGCAAGCTGAGTCCACAGCTTCGCTACTGCAGTGGCGTCCTGAAGGAGCTGTTGTCGAAAAAGCATGCAGCGTACGCGTGGCCGTTCTACAAGCCTGTCGATGCCACGTCACTTGGTCTTCACGACtaccatgacatcatcaaacaacCCATGGACCTCAACACCATCAAGGTAACTCAAACTCAATTATCTAAATAGCTCTTCCTCCCCTTAATTTATGTTAATTTCTCTGATAAATTGTTTGCTGTCATGGTTTGAAAATCCCAgacatgttctttgttttgttattctGAAATGTCTACTTTGGCTAAAATCCCTCCTCATCTCTTAGCAAAAGATGGACAGCAGAGAGTATCGTGATGCCCAGCAGTTTTCAGCTGATGTCCGACTGATGTTCTCAAACTGCTACAAGTACAACCCTCCTGACCATGATGTGGTGGCCATGGCCAGAAAACTCCAGGTACTGTTTCTGTTGAGTGGCTCATCACATcgttctttttttcatttcagctgATCCTCTTACATCCTATTTTTCTTGATATGTAGGACGTCTTTGAGTTCTGTTTTGCTAAGATGCCGGATGAGCCACCAGCACCGCCcagctcctcttcttcttcctcctcttcttcatcatcatcagaaaGTGAGGTCAgcagtgaaagtgaggacagtgagagcAGCCCTAGCTCCGACTCGGAGGAAGAGCGAGCAAACCGTTTGGCAGAACTGCAGGAACAGGTATCTATGACTAACGTGGTGCTTTAAGTTAACCATTTGATTCCCATCCTGGGATTTCATTCATGACTCATCCATCTGTTTCCGATCAGCTAAAAGCTGTGCACGAGCAGCTCACAGCTCTCTCCCAGGGCCCCATTGTCAAGCccaagaaaaagaaggagaagaaagacaagaaaaagaagaagaaggtagaAAAAGAGAAGCATCGGAGGATAGAGGAAGAGCTACTGCCTATTAAACCAGTGAAGACGCCAAAAATAACCAAGactccaaaaacaaaaagcagccgAGCAGGAGTGGGCTGTCCAGTGATACCGATGAAGAAAGCACcaagcaagaaaaacaacaagagcaaGTGAGTACTGACACCTAGTGGGTAGTTTTGGTAACTAAAAGTATGTGGTGCATGCTGCGTTAGTTGCAGCATTTGAAACATACCCCACAGACTTTTTATGAGTGCCATGAAAGTCAAACACACTGTATCATGTTCCTTAAAATtgtcatttacattacacttaAAATCGTGCTCTCTTTCTTATGACCATGCTTTtatcttttctctcttctccaaTCAGAACCAAAAAGAGCAGCGTGATATTTAGTGCGCCGCCGCCGCTCCAGACCGCCATCGTGAGTCATTTTGACTcggacgaagaggaggagacgacGCCCATGTCGTATGACGAGAAGCGTCAGCTCAGCCTGGACATCAACAAGCTGCCCGGTGAGAAGCTGGGCCGTGTCGTTTACATCATCCAGTCCCGCGAGCCCTCGCTCAGAGACACCAACCCTGAGGAGATTGAGATTGACTTTGAAACACTGAAGCCATCTACGCTGCGGGAGCTGGAGAGATACGTCATGACGTGCCTGAGGAAAAAACCCCGAAAACCATATGGTATGTAGAACAAAGGCTACCAGATCATTGTATGTGTATTACTGTTAAGAGTTTTGTAAGTAATTATGAGATCATATGTAAAATCTagattattactattatcaaGTGTTAGGGGGGAAAttataaagatattttaaaCATTGCTCTTAagttatgtttttgtctgtttgcatGTAGCAAGTAGTAAGAACAGTGCTGGAAAATCACGTGAAGAGCTCGCTCTTGAGAAGCAGCTGGAGCTAGAGAGAAGGCTGATGGACGTCAGTGGTCAGCTGAACTCTGGAAAGAAGCCTCCAAAGACCAAACGTAAGTCTCTCATATACACGTTTCTCAAAGAGCACAGTGAGTAACGGTTTGATATTAAAATGGCACTGATAACACAGTAGTAACTATTAGGATCCACTGATGATACTCTCAGTCTGATTTTGTGTTAATATAAATTCAACACATTGTTGgttgatgcatttaccaccattcatttcaaaaatgttatgCTCCAACTGTAAGTCAACAAATATTGTGCTCCCTGACACAGCTGTATTGATTACTGCAGTGTGGCAGACGTgtcatgtgtgctgtgtgaggTGTTTGTCATTAAAAGGTCCaattaaactaaacaaatgtCATTCAAAGGGTTTTGCGCGCaaatttagagctgcaactaacgattattttcataagcgattaatctgtctattattttcttgaGTAATCAATTCagtttaaattatttctttgttatctggagcaaagaaatgaagaaaacattcacataagaagctgaaacaatcagaaattttgttttaataatgaaagaaGCTTCAaagtgattaatcaattaatcaaaaagttgatttagtgattgattaatcgagtaattgtatCAGCTCTAGacaaattaaactaaactaaatcagCTGTAActaataaaatttaatttagcAAAAAAAGTTATGAAATAGAGTGAAAGATTATAACAGTTTAATCATAATACTTTTTCTCCTCATATTCATAATAAGGTGGaagataaagattttttttacattttctacttttctgaTGTACTTTCTTTAAATGAAtggttttatgttatttatttgatgtgtgtttgttctaAATCACGTATTCTTGACTGCTTTTTTCTGGTGCAGCAGATAAACCTGCAGCTGAAACCCACACCCAGCCATCACGCCTCAGtgccagcagctcctcctcagaCTCTTCCtcgtcatcatcttcctcctcatcctcggACACAAGCGACTCAGACTCAGGCTGAGAAGCAGTGACGGGTCTGAGGAATTGTGTGATGGACATTCGCTTCCCACTGAGAGGACTGAATCTGTAGTAGAGCTACTTACGTCGGGGCTGCTGAGGAGGAATTCAACAAAACCATCATGAAGCGTCTAATCTAAAAAGCGAGGGGGCCAGAGCTTTCTCTGCACTCAGCTCATTCATCCAGTCCTGGACACACTAgtggaggatggatggatgaatgaatgagtggatCATAGAAGAATTGTGTTAAGCCCCATCCATTCTCTGGAGAACTGGCCTTGTTGGGCAGAGTGAGGGATGTTCCTTCTCCCACAGATAAAGGAGAAGAGCACTGCATACGCTGGAGGGATTAAGGTGCTAGAGCCAgaattttgtcttatttctggAGATAATTTCCCTTCTTACCGTGCTCCCTGTCCTTGTGCTGTATAGATGACGTGTACAGTTGTATAAatatctatttttcttttataaagaAGCATTTTATGGAGCGACTTATCCCTCATTCTGGGAACGATGAACTGGTGTGTGGGCGGAGCTGTGGTTTgtttagtatttttttgtttttgttttgagtgacaggggaagtgtgtgtgtgtgtgtgtgtgtgtgtgtgtgtgtgtgtgtgtgtgtgtgtgtgtgtgtgtgtgtgtgtgtgtgtgtgtgtgtgtgtgtgtgtgtgtgtgtgtgtgtgtgtgtgtgtgtgtgtgtgtgtgtgtgtgtgtgtgtgtgtgtgtgtgtgtgtgtgcgagaatGATGCAGCACCGCAGCAAATGCAGCCTTGTGAAGTCCCTCATAGTTTTGACGCAGGCGTTGAAAAATCAGTCTGCACGCAGAAGCACCTTGGTTCAGAAGAAAACAATGCATGCAATACAGAGGAGCTGACAAACACCTGCATAACTTATGTACTACTTTCCTGCATCCTTGTGTTCTCATGTACTTGTCTGAAAGGCTTGGCCACTGTACAGAAATGTGACATCATTACACATGAGTTTGTTAGTAAATATTTCTGTTCCCGTGtcagctgtttctgtttccCCCCTCATTTCTCTGTAAAAGTGTTGctttttctcttcctgtgaccaaTCTGCTAATAAATTGTGAGGACGCATCTTGTCCACTTACCCCTGCCCATAAAACGTCCTggtctacttttttttttcttcttggtgTTCAGATATGAACAGATTAGCGAGACAAAAACTTACCCGTGGACCATCACagtgtcacaaaaatgaaaacggAGTAAGATCTATGacagctgaaagaaaaaaattctATACTATTCTATTGAAGAGAAAGTCAAGTTTTTATTAATGGGGTAAAAATACTTAGTAATGTGATGTTAGTAAGGTCTTAACTGTGAATTCAATGAGACAACGGCAGGTTAACAAGTGGAtggttgaaaatgttttttttaattttatttaacaaaaaaacagcatcattGGGTGGAAAAGGTTGGTTTAAGGTTGAGAATTAAtgcactgtttgttttggtgGTAGTACTAAAAAAAGTGATTTAGGTATTGGTGTGtatcagattttcttttttcttttgaaacttTATGGCTTGAGTTTAGACTATTCTgtgtttgattatttatttaggaTCATTTTGAATggagattattttgttttcgtAGTTTGGAAAGTGGTGAAATGCTTTTAAATTGAAGTCTATGAAATAAACAGATTAGCTGTGTAGATTGAAGGATTCATTATTTGAGCTCATTTTTAGTTTCATCCCTAAGTTAAAAAATTATGTTTCcttctatgtttttttctttgctccagaacACAAATCTACTCCAGTTTAAATAACTCTACCTGACTCCCAGTATCTCACCTGAATATCTGTACATAAATAAACTGAGATTTCCATCGTTTcactgacttgtttttattcatttaatttagt is a genomic window of Solea senegalensis isolate Sse05_10M unplaced genomic scaffold, IFAPA_SoseM_1 scf7180000014353, whole genome shotgun sequence containing:
- the brd2a gene encoding bromodomain-containing protein 2a isoform X2, which translates into the protein MDMAVNPPLDSSHIGVEMGIMGVTPVDQGSGMAGKRIRKPSLLYEGFESPGMPPISHVTLLGPPQPPVKDPTRQGKMTNQLQFLQKVLLKSLWRHHFAWPFHEPVDASKLNLPDYHKIIKNPMDMGTIKKRLENNYYRSASECMQDFNTMFTNCYIYNKPTDDIVLMAQSLEKAFLQKVAQMPQEELELPPPPPRSKPAKLGRKGRGNAVSGGVTTAHQVPAVSQSAYSPPTPETPDSIVSTPPQTLVSKSLLPMLPAEQSIPTITSLPPTQPTAKKKGVKRKADTTTPTTVAMPIMSTMGVSGISLGMGDGHNSPLTLTSLGMDHNSALGMNQGLSLSHGMGMGMGMGMGMGMGMGMGMGMGMGMGLGMDMDMDMGMGHGTVMMDAKAAANSRRGVSGRPIKPPKKDLPDSIVPPPVRRSKLSPQLRYCSGVLKELLSKKHAAYAWPFYKPVDATSLGLHDYHDIIKQPMDLNTIKQKMDSREYRDAQQFSADVRLMFSNCYKYNPPDHDVVAMARKLQDVFEFCFAKMPDEPPAPPSSSSSSSSSSSSSESEVSSESEDSESSPSSDSEEERANRLAELQEQLKAVHEQLTALSQGPIVKPKKKKEKKDKKKKKKVEKEKHRRIEEELLPIKPVKTPKITKTPKTKSSRAGVGCPVIPMKKAPSKKNNKSKTKKSSVIFSAPPPLQTAIVSHFDSDEEEETTPMSYDEKRQLSLDINKLPGEKLGRVVYIIQSREPSLRDTNPEEIEIDFETLKPSTLRELERYVMTCLRKKPRKPYASSKNSAGKSREELALEKQLELERRLMDVSGQLNSGKKPPKTKHKPAAETHTQPSRLSASSSSSDSSSSSSSSSSSDTSDSDSG
- the brd2a gene encoding bromodomain-containing protein 2a isoform X3; the protein is MDMAVNPPLDSSHIGVEMGIMGVTPVDQGSGMAGKRIRKPSLLYEGFESPGMPPISHVTLLGPPQPPVKDPTRQGKMTNQLQFLQKVLLKSLWRHHFAWPFHEPVDASKLNLPDYHKIIKNPMDMGTIKKRLENNYYRSASECMQDFNTMFTNCYIYNKPTDDIVLMAQSLEKAFLQKVAQMPQEELELPPPPPRSKPAKLGRKGRVSGGVTTAHQVPAVSQSAYSPPTPETPDSIVSTPPQTLVSKSLLPMLPAEQSIPTITSLPPTQPTAKKKGVKRKADTTTPTTVAMPIMSTMGVSGISLGMGDGHNSPLTLTSLGMDHNSALGMNQGLSLSHGMGMGMGMGMGMGMGMGMGMGMGMGMGLGMDMDMDMGMGHGTVMMDAKAAANSRRGVSGRPIKPPKKDLPDSIVPPPVRRSKLSPQLRYCSGVLKELLSKKHAAYAWPFYKPVDATSLGLHDYHDIIKQPMDLNTIKQKMDSREYRDAQQFSADVRLMFSNCYKYNPPDHDVVAMARKLQDVFEFCFAKMPDEPPAPPSSSSSSSSSSSSSESEVSSESEDSESSPSSDSEEERANRLAELQEQLKAVHEQLTALSQGPIVKPKKKKEKKDKKKKKKVEKEKHRRIEEELLPIKPVKTPKITKTPKTKSSRAGVGCPVIPMKKAPSKKNNKSKTKKSSVIFSAPPPLQTAIVSHFDSDEEEETTPMSYDEKRQLSLDINKLPGEKLGRVVYIIQSREPSLRDTNPEEIEIDFETLKPSTLRELERYVMTCLRKKPRKPYASSKNSAGKSREELALEKQLELERRLMDVSGQLNSGKKPPKTKPDKPAAETHTQPSRLSASSSSSDSSSSSSSSSSSDTSDSDSG
- the brd2a gene encoding bromodomain-containing protein 2a isoform X1 gives rise to the protein MDMAVNPPLDSSHIGVEMGIMGVTPVDQGSGMAGKRIRKPSLLYEGFESPGMPPISHVTLLGPPQPPVKDPTRQGKMTNQLQFLQKVLLKSLWRHHFAWPFHEPVDASKLNLPDYHKIIKNPMDMGTIKKRLENNYYRSASECMQDFNTMFTNCYIYNKPTDDIVLMAQSLEKAFLQKVAQMPQEELELPPPPPRSKPAKLGRKGRGNAVSGGVTTAHQVPAVSQSAYSPPTPETPDSIVSTPPQTLVSKSLLPMLPAEQSIPTITSLPPTQPTAKKKGVKRKADTTTPTTVAMPIMSTMGVSGISLGMGDGHNSPLTLTSLGMDHNSALGMNQGLSLSHGMGMGMGMGMGMGMGMGMGMGMGMGMGLGMDMDMDMGMGHGTVMMDAKAAANSRRGVSGRPIKPPKKDLPDSIVPPPVRRSKLSPQLRYCSGVLKELLSKKHAAYAWPFYKPVDATSLGLHDYHDIIKQPMDLNTIKQKMDSREYRDAQQFSADVRLMFSNCYKYNPPDHDVVAMARKLQDVFEFCFAKMPDEPPAPPSSSSSSSSSSSSSESEVSSESEDSESSPSSDSEEERANRLAELQEQLKAVHEQLTALSQGPIVKPKKKKEKKDKKKKKKVEKEKHRRIEEELLPIKPVKTPKITKTPKTKSSRAGVGCPVIPMKKAPSKKNNKSKTKKSSVIFSAPPPLQTAIVSHFDSDEEEETTPMSYDEKRQLSLDINKLPGEKLGRVVYIIQSREPSLRDTNPEEIEIDFETLKPSTLRELERYVMTCLRKKPRKPYASSKNSAGKSREELALEKQLELERRLMDVSGQLNSGKKPPKTKPDKPAAETHTQPSRLSASSSSSDSSSSSSSSSSSDTSDSDSG